The following coding sequences lie in one Ostrinia nubilalis chromosome 2, ilOstNubi1.1, whole genome shotgun sequence genomic window:
- the LOC135081576 gene encoding odorant receptor 4-like, with protein MAGNERVIAQREIHQTLSKSNIFMRLNGLSFIDDPPKTILDKIKVYFAFVVSGTALFLMLVGEFAFTASLLTGSVSVEEIIKGYVHIAGYDSMSFGKFILIWYNSSVFRKLVHELSDIWPVTISDDASAEIKRDSLKALRVMQIFYMFWNVFGVWMYNLTPVVLYLYHIVRGDPSRLGDIWHVYYPFDTSKRLPHTLAFFFEMYGGISSVNAMLSADILFITMASHISMLLRLLQVKIRLIGTIGQDEHVDERKQSQHSYEMIVDAVKIHQRLISYGNDLENAFTVVNLLNVLLSSVNICCVVFSIVFLEPVMDMSNKLFIGAALTQMGVVCWYADDIYRASAGVADAAYESGWYRCDPRCRRALLVLLQRSQRPLYFTAFKFRAITMITYSSILTTSYSYFTLLYTAYRRN; from the exons atggcGGGAAACGAAAGAGTAATTGCTCAAAGAGAAATTCATCAAACTTTGAGTAAAAGCAACATATTTATGAGGTTGAATGGTTTGTCTTTCATCGACGATCCACCAAAAACGATTCTTGATAAGATTAAGGTATATTTTGCGTTTGTCGTGTCAGGCACGGCATTGTTTTTGATGTTGGTTGGAGAATTTGCTTTCACGGCGTCTTTGCTGACTGGTTCTGTGTCCGTGGAAGAGATTATCAAAGGTTACGTGCATATTGCTGGATACGATTCTATGA GTTTCGGGAAGTTTATATTAATTTGGTACAACTCGTCGGTGTTTCGGAAACTGGTCCATGAGCTCAGCGATATCTGGCCAGTGACCATCAGTGATGATGCCTCAGCCGAGATTAAGCGGGACAGCCTGAAGGCGTTAAGAGTTATGCAAATAT TTTACATGTTCTGGAACGTATTTGGCGTGTGGATGTACAACCTGACTCCGGTAGTGCTCTATCTGTACCACATCGTCCGCGGCGACCCTTCGCGGCTGGGTGACATTTGGCACGTCTACTACCCGTTTGATACGAGCAAGCGCTTGCCGCATACTTTGGCGTTTTTCTTTGAGATGTACGGTG GCATATCATCAGTAAATGCGATGCTTAGCGCTGACATCCTATTCATAACTATGGCAAGCCACATCAGCATGCTGCTCCGTCTCCTGCAAGTGAAGATACGTCTTATTGGCACCATCGGCCAAGATGAACACGTAGATGAGAGAAAACAATCTCAACACAGCTATGAGATGATTGTGGATGCTGTCAAAATACATCAAAGGTTGATTAG CTATGGCAATGACTTGGAGAACGCGTTCACCGTGGTAAATCTACTGAACGTGCTTCTGAGCTCGGTCAACATTTGCTGCGTTGTTTTCAGCATAGTG TTCCTGGAACCGGTGATGGATATGTCCAACAAGCTGTTCATAGGCGCAGCGCTAACTCAGATGGGGGTGGTGTGCTGGTACGCAGACGATATTTATAGAGCG AGCGCCGGCGTAGCAGACGCGGCTTACGAGAGCGGTTGGTACCGCTGCGACCCGCGATGCCGCAGGGCGCTACTAGTCTTGCTGCAGAG ATCACAAAGGCCATTGTACTTCACGGCGTTTAAATTTCGGGCTATCACGATGATTACGTACAGTTCA ATCCTAACGACGTCATATTCCTACTTCACCTTGCTGTATACAGCGTATCGGAGGAATTAG
- the LOC135086425 gene encoding uncharacterized protein LOC135086425 has protein sequence MNTVLVFVVCFIHLEHLPLTKCKSCSEIKCSNIIDYVCGVAERNGVKIIKKYHNECHLNRIKCKLKSIVDIRQVSDALCNIKRRKVYFDTGRRLNDFSVVGAHQACNHTCPTYCVDTYEPACAQIWTSPNRFKYRPMINHCHIDLLSCAAGVNVTVEPLAKCYKNPSGLMFMSQVAALKSLRLIGDAPPEDSPS, from the exons ATGAATACTGTGTTGGTTTTTGTTGTATGTTTTATACATTTAGaac ATTTACCGTTGACAAAATGTAAATCATGTTCAGAAATAAAGTGCTCCAATATAATTGATTATGTTTGCGGCGTAGCAGAAAGGAAcggtgtaaaaataataaaaaagtatcacaatgaATGCCATTTGAATAGAATAAAATGCAAATTGAAATCAATCGTTG ATATTCGTCAAGTGTCCGATGCTTTATGCAATATTAAAAGAAGAAAAGTGTATTTCGATACGGGTCGGCGACTGAATGATTTCAGTGTTGTGGGGGCACATCAAGCGTGTAACCACACTTGTCCTACATATTGTGTGGATACATACGAGCCTGCATGTGCGCAAATTTGGACTTCGCCTAACAGATTCAAGTATAGACCGATGATCAACCACTGCCACATAGATTTGTTGTCGTGTGCTGCTGGAGTCA ATGTAACAGTCGAGCCTTTAGCTAAGTGTTACAAGAACCCTTCAGGCCTGATGTTCATGTCACAAGTGGCTGCACTAAAGTCTTTGAGGCTGATCGGAGATGCACCTCCCGAGGATTCACCTTCGTAG